The Nevskiales bacterium nucleotide sequence AGACCCGGCTCGACGCCCATGGCCAGCAGCACGTGGCTGGGCTCGGTCTTGCCGCTGTGGCAGGCCGAGCCGCTCGACACGGCAATACCCTTGCGATCCAGCGCCATCAGCAGGGTCTCGCTCTCGAAGCCCGGCGTGCCGAACTGCACGGTGTTCGGCAGCCGCTCGGCGCCGTCGCCGAAAATGACCACGCCCGGCAGCGCGCGCAGACCGGCCTCCAGCCGCTCGCGCAGCGCACGCGTGTGTGCGGCACGCTGCGCCAGCTCCGTGGCCGCAAGCTCGGCGGCCTTGCCGAAGCCGACAATCGCGGCGAGGTTTTCGGTACCGCCGCGCAAGCCCTTCTCCTGGCCTCCGCCGTGCAGCAGCGGCTCCAGCTCCAGCGTCTTGTCCAGCAGCAGCGCGCCGACCCCGCGCGGGCCGTAAATCTTGTGCGCCGACAGCGTCAGGCTGTGTGCGCCGCAGGCCCGGAAATCCAGCGGCAGTTTGCCCGCGGCCTGCACGGCGTCGCAGTGCAATACGCCGCCGGCGGCGCGCACGCGCGCCGCGAGGGCCGGGATGTCCTGCACCACGCCGGTCTCGTTGTTGGCGTACATCACCGCCACCAGGCCCACGTTGCCCCGCGCGAGCAGGGTCTCGAGCGCGGCCAGGTCCACCTGGCCGCGCGCGTCCACCGGGATCCACTCCACCGATACGCCCTGCCGCGCCAGCGCCTGCGCCGGCTCGACGATGCAGGCGTGCTCGATGGCGCTGACCAGCATGCGCCGGCCCGGATGGCGTGCGGCATACCCCTTGAGCGCGAGGTTGTTCGCCTCGGTGCCGCCGCTGGTGAAGGTCAGCTGCGAGGCTTCCGCGCCGACCAGCGCCGCCACCTGCGCGCGCGCAGTATCCAGAGCCTGGCGCGCGGCGCGGCCATAGCGGTGCACGCTGGACGGGTTGCCGTAGGCCGCGTCGGCCAGGTACGGCAGCATCGCCTCGAGCACGCGCGGGTCGAGCGGCGCGGTGGCGTTGTGGTCGAAGTAAACGGGCATGCTACTTGGCCGAGGCCAGCGCGGGAGCCGGCATGCGCCGCAGCGGCTGCGTGCCCGTCGCGGCCGCCCGTCGCGCATGGCGCGCGCCCAGCTCGGCGAGGGTCACGGATTCCAGGAAATCCCGCACGTGGCGGGTCAGCTCCTCCCACAGATCGTGGGTCAGGCAGCGGCCGCCGTCGTGGCAGTCGCGTGCGCCGCCGCAGCGGGTCGCGTCCACGTCCTCGTTCACCGCCGCAATCACGCAGGCCACGGAGATTTCGTCGGCCGGCCGTGCCAGCCGGTAGCCGCCGCCGGGCCCGCGCAGGCTCTCGACCAGGCCCTGGCGGCGCAGGCTGGCGAACAGCTGCTCGAGATAGGCCGGCGAGATGCGGTTACGCCGTGCGACGTCGGCCAGCGTCACCGGCCCCGCGTTCTGGTGGAGCGTGAGATCCAGCATTGCGGTCACCGCATAGCGCCCGCGCGTGGTGAGCTTCATGGCTGCCCCACCCGCTTGGCCGCATCCGCCGGGATCACCGATTCCTGCACCTCGGCCTCGAAGTCGGGCACCTCGAGCCTCGGCACGTCCAGCTGGCGGAAGCGCGGGTCGCGGTCCGCGAGCAGGCGCGTCATCTGTTCCAGGCGCGTGTCCAGCACATGCAGGTGGTCGAGCATGGCACCGATGGCATTGCTGACCGGGTCCGGCATGTCGCGCGTCAGGCCGTAGGCGTCGAAGCCGATCTTCTTCGCCATGGCGACGCGGTGTTCCGGCATCGCGGTTTCCGCATCCTTACACTTGACCAGGTGGCCGGGCACGCCGACCACGGTGCAGCCCGGCGGCACTTCCTTGACCACCACCGAGTTGGAGCCGATGCGCGCGCCCTTGCCGACCGTGAACGGGCCCAGCACCTTGGCGCCGGCGCCGACCACCACGCCGTCCTCCAGGGTCGGGTGGCGCTTGCCTTTGTTCCAGCTGGTGCCACCCAGCGTCACGCCCTGGTACAGCGTCACGTCGTCGCCGATCTCGACCGTCTCGCCGATCACCACACCCATGCCGTGGTCGATGAACAGCCGGCGG carries:
- a CDS encoding cysteine desulfurase family protein, producing the protein MPVYFDHNATAPLDPRVLEAMLPYLADAAYGNPSSVHRYGRAARQALDTARAQVAALVGAEASQLTFTSGGTEANNLALKGYAARHPGRRMLVSAIEHACIVEPAQALARQGVSVEWIPVDARGQVDLAALETLLARGNVGLVAVMYANNETGVVQDIPALAARVRAAGGVLHCDAVQAAGKLPLDFRACGAHSLTLSAHKIYGPRGVGALLLDKTLELEPLLHGGGQEKGLRGGTENLAAIVGFGKAAELAATELAQRAAHTRALRERLEAGLRALPGVVIFGDGAERLPNTVQFGTPGFESETLLMALDRKGIAVSSGSACHSGKTEPSHVLLAMGVEPGL
- a CDS encoding Rrf2 family transcriptional regulator, translated to MKLTTRGRYAVTAMLDLTLHQNAGPVTLADVARRNRISPAYLEQLFASLRRQGLVESLRGPGGGYRLARPADEISVACVIAAVNEDVDATRCGGARDCHDGGRCLTHDLWEELTRHVRDFLESVTLAELGARHARRAAATGTQPLRRMPAPALASAK
- the cysE gene encoding serine O-acetyltransferase translates to MFARMREDIRAVFERDPAARNSWEVLTCYPGLHAVWFHRLAHWFWTHGLKWLGRFTSNLGRWLTGIEIHPGARLGRRLFIDHGMGVVIGETVEIGDDVTLYQGVTLGGTSWNKGKRHPTLEDGVVVGAGAKVLGPFTVGKGARIGSNSVVVKEVPPGCTVVGVPGHLVKCKDAETAMPEHRVAMAKKIGFDAYGLTRDMPDPVSNAIGAMLDHLHVLDTRLEQMTRLLADRDPRFRQLDVPRLEVPDFEAEVQESVIPADAAKRVGQP